From one Lotus japonicus ecotype B-129 chromosome 3, LjGifu_v1.2 genomic stretch:
- the LOC130744037 gene encoding uncharacterized protein LOC130744037, with product MGGNGNLTSLTLPILTENNRDRWVVRMKTLFGFQDVLDVVENGFSVPGDNASEARKATHKEMKKKDTKALFLLQQCVDDPHFEKITNAETSKAAWDSLLKSHAGGEKMKKAKLQTLCRQFELLQIKDSGKISEYFTKVLTLTNLMKGYGEIVTDLMIVEKILISLSSIFDFVVALIEESKELSDMKIEELQSSLEAHEMRLNDINPGKGAEQALKSSLHKDNDKKKGKKLMDKKESYKGRWNQNQDKGDSDKAESLERREGLGKNYGKKKQFDKRNIECFNCYKKGHYSYEFPAGKSKQKKHKEKEAHVAQEDSDSDSLILMATTIERIGSFSLEL from the coding sequence ATGGGTGGTAATGGGAATCTTACAAGCTTGACACTTCCCATTCTCACTGAGAATAATCGGGATCGATGGGTTGTTCGGATGAAGACCCTCTTTGGATTCCAGGATGTTCTTGATGTGGTTGAGAATGGTTTCTCAGTACCTGGAGACAATGCTAGTGAAGCACGGAAGGCGACACAcaaggagatgaagaagaaggacacTAAAGCACTATTCTTGCTTCAGCAATGTGTGGATGATCCCCACTTTGAGAAGATCACGAATGCTGAAACCTCCAAGGCAGCATGGGATAGTCTTCTCAAAAGTCATGCTGGcggagagaagatgaagaaggcaaAGCTTCAAACTCTTTGTAGACAATTTGAACTTTTGCAAATAAAGGATTCTGGAAAGATTAGTGAATATTTTACCAAAGTCTTGACTCTGACCAACCTTATGAAAGGTTATGGTGAAATTGTGACTGATCTAATGATTGTTGAAAAGATATTGATATCTCTATCATCAATATTCGATTTTGTTGTGGCTCTCATTGAAGAATCCAAGGAGCTTTCTGAcatgaagattgaagaacttCAAAGTTCTCTAGAGGCTCATGAAATGAGACTCAATGATATAAATCCTGGAAAGGGAGCGGAACAAGCACTGAAGTCAAGCCTTCATAAGGATAATGATAAAAAGAAAGGCAAGAAGTTGATGGATAAGAAAGAAAGCTACAAGGGAAGATGGAATCAAAATCAGGACAAAGGTGATTCAGACAAGGCTGAATCCTTAGAAAGAAGAGAAGGCTTAGGAAAAAACTATGGCAAGAAGAAGCAGTTTGATAAAAGAAACATTGAGTGCTTCAATTGTTACAAGAAAGGGCATTATTCCTATGAGTTTCCTGCTGGAAAGTCCAAGCAAAAGAAGCACAAGGAGAAGGAAGCTCATGTAGCACAAGAGGACTCAGATTCTGATTCCTTGATACTCATGGCAACAACAATTGAAAGGATTGGTAGTTTCAGTCTAGAATTGTGA